A stretch of the Pogona vitticeps strain Pit_001003342236 chromosome 8, PviZW2.1, whole genome shotgun sequence genome encodes the following:
- the TIRAP gene encoding toll/interleukin-1 receptor domain-containing adapter protein: MSSWFKALLQKPRKGSNPSQWPLNDPSERPSSSLPTVRSRSSPPASRNRPRQVPSADQVNVNSSESARWNKSYDVCICHNEGDLGFVEELVSYLESQPEHFRCFLQPRDAVVGGAIVTELCDAVQNSHCWVLLITPNFLKDPWCRYQMHHALTESPMANGRTIPVLKDVDRRDYPRELRCIYFISVTLWETTFKQIRETVMRYLQELCETTSRRD, translated from the exons ATGTCAA GCTGGTTCAAGGCATTGCTGCAGAAGCCCCGGAAAGGTTCAAACCCATCGCAATGGCCCTTGAATGATCCATCTGAGAGGCCTTCATCATCTCTCCCCACTGTGAGAAGCCGTAGCTCTCCTCCTGCCTCAAGAAACAGACCCAGACAGGTGCCCTCCGCTGACCAGGTAAATGTCAACAGCTCCGAGAGTGCCCGCTGGAATAAGTCCTACGATGTCTGCATCTGCCACAATGAGGGTGACCTTGGCTTCGTGGAAGAGTTAGTCTCCTACCTGGAGAGCCAGCCTGAACACTTCCGCTGCTTTCTTCAGCCGCGGGATGCAGTGGTGGGAGGCGCCATCGTTACGGAGTTGTGTGATGCCGTGCAGAACAGCCATTGTTGGGTTCTGCTCATCACGCCTAACTTCCTCAAGGATCCCTGGTGCCGTTACCAAATGCATCATGCCTTGACAGAGTCCCCCATGGCTAATGGTCGCACCATTCCCGTGCTGAAGGATGTGGACCGCCGGGATTATCCCAGGGAGCTTCGATGCATTTATTTCATCAGTGTGACGCTCTGGGAGACGACCTTCAAACAGATCAGAGAAACAGTGATGCGTT atCTACAGGAGCTGTGTGAAACTACAAGCAGAAGAGATTAG